A portion of the Halanaerobiaceae bacterium ANBcell28 genome contains these proteins:
- a CDS encoding SDR family NAD(P)-dependent oxidoreductase, with translation MSKYYYPEERIAIVGMGGLFPDASNIQAFWDNILNKKVSIKDVPEEVLNREVFYNPNVFKKIRKNDKTYTQIGATIDYDNYTALCHKYKIPPAVAEHMDPNQHVNIYCVDQALESLKNSELPKERTAVILGTGAPGARYDNIIRRNYYAKVKHYLKNNPKFSKNFSESERDELLAELSEKALMDTIPITEDSAPGMLQNISAARITNIFDFYGPSYTVDAACASGLAASVCGITGLLRKDFDAVFVGASEVTFSATPLVVFSAINALSPDGSFPFDSRANGFVMGLGGGVLLLKRLEDALRDKDYIYGLISGFGQGSDGKGKYIAAPKEEGQINVVENACKMAGYPVDTIELIEAHGTGTIVGDAVEISALKTAFTNLGVSKKNYCGIGSVKSNIGHLRYASGAPGLIKASLALHNKVLPPTANIKEVNPKLKIEDSPFYILEDKKKWEENSSHPRRVNVSSYGFGGADYHIAMEEYRPEFLKKQYSFSSKKTVFSTQSSKHLDSVINNTREVVFLSGNSLEELKVNYTEFLNQYEENLNFLETAFLNNSAISVDNEIRLAIVASSIDDVKEKWEYFNKISNEEDFNTKGLNLKGIFYGRGDKVNSENLALMFPGQASQYPNMLKSIYDNYPCIQSLYMQVDALWKAKYKKDVTSLIFGDNEETLDEELKNTINTHPAIFLSNMAMYKLLKESGVKADYILGHSLGEVTALYAAEMLDLSSAIEIIGERGLSFDSIEEEARGLLMVVKGDSEELEEIIAEKSLDLSVANINSAEQTVIGGEVKELDSLEEHLKENQIKYKILNVSHAFHTELMSEAADKFYAKIKDIEFSKANAKVMACHLQEFYPSTEKGLKEIPSMLRDHILATVNFKAAVEKLYKKGVRVFIETGPSSVLSNLLNNILEGKDVKVLSVNKKRKDAIEAYKEVLGELFVLGYKINPLPSKFALETATQGDNFIKDYNLSEQNIQNQQVNTIADNIDSKESIDKQNTIEKASIVYSGVSVGLPGTFKDAFSDDNFEYLFEGKNMIEMLRDDEKESLLDLNITRLIKKEGNSIFKKLSSINEVIQIAGKLGKLDMEEDYHIDEKILKQMSSDVCAGVAAGYEALKDAGIPLIREKIKTSSGSYLPGRLVLPKEMQDDTGVIFASGFSTFEPLISEVSKYLSSKFAYKNRNDLIDFYESVISRVSDSNARKLLSDWFNFHYNKLINNLGEDEIYQFNHDFLTQVNSQANSRMAQLIGAEGPNFFIQSACSSTASALTIAEDLIRAGHASRMIVLGADAVSEKTLPWIGASFLSVGAATDSKNVFESAVPFDKRRNGMILGSGSVGLLIEKEKDVKKRGMTGICRILGTHAFNTAGHQSKIDTNKYCLEMDKFISKMEKEYNLDRREIAKNTVYFSHETYTPRKGGCSETEKQALERTFADSYRDLKVVNTKGMTGHTLGASIEEAVAAKSLQYQKIPPVVNYKEADSALEGLNISRGGKYNFDYALRTVIGFGGHGGYHLLEKLAKGDDRIYDQRLYNDWISSLSDSSNTDLKIMGRVLIAEGDLNVEQTLENINIKDKISTRDLENEGDNNKSLDEIKENQKNHNNQDHDYNEMIKKEVLDVYSEVSKYPIDMLDLDMEAEADLGIDTVKQATIFSMISEKLKIPQEEDIQLSNYPTIGHIVRLAQEKSGLREKTKNENNNFKEKNTTIIDAKSDYSDEIFDLVSNVTKYPVEMLEKDMEMEADLGIDTVKQATIFSLIAEKYGFEEDQELNISEYKTISSLINFVQEKKGIKESTNHAEEVLKVISEITKYPVDMLEYEMEMEADLGIDTVKQATIFSILGEKFGLEQNEDMNISEYRTIAAVIDFFEKDSLEKDNLKKDASSNNSISNELQLEDLENLNDEVAVSLSTEKIEENNIKENFKEEDIQDSDNIMIERNLSLQVPVYVEEKIGKKEYELKNKSICVIGDVEETVKNIANYFRKESESVEEFLFVDYEDKAELEVAVGKILEKDYDIILDCSHIGEEVDLEKISKKQEKELIYLNSEARFIFYKKLNLRNPKPSLRILALTSMDGSHGFSKDDDKKKDPFYGALAGFYKGLRKEISNSKIKIIDLDIESNKINKAVFNKLLREIEGPFSAFEIAYQDNKRHVLKIDYFDIQELEDLKLPDNPHFLLAGGGYGIGAEIVRALSDIYNAKFTIIGRTEIPEHIGLLSKLSEEQLSEKKIEIKKRLEKANEKVTPLMVQREYKKLEKSISVYNLINEIKSKNNEVLYLSCDIQDYDKLSKVLELAVDNNGSIDVLIQTAGIEKSRLMKEKSNEEFNKIFNVKVQGTLNLFRLLDKKELKAFMAFSSISGRFGNEAQVDYCSANNFISSFINVFKAKYKDIHALSIAWSGWKNVGMAWRNEFVRKHSEEMGLHLIEVERGAAEFIRFLRGKTNVGEVIISKGLNNFLAKDLLKNKYSNAPWIDWVSKKDGKIQKAFKVFSVKRDPIIDHHRLGKTPLMPAVGFMELAAQCHSLYFGQKEQYCFRNIKLFNPLKLYHEKPQEVVVLANSEIEGESIKLDVYNDFQSKYGISKFIPLNTMIVSNQLSNYKELLNLKKIENDSMEKGYSKIDLDNYHQKNQNSIVLGTLFMDDEKENNVYRRDKNGAVYSMTLPIEELENEKYQLDKLLVNPAFMDSVFQTCGVHTLVNDNRVYLPWEIEEFGVVKKPIELCRYIAYSKVIKEEEDCKVYDVILLNDKDEVCYYAKNVTMRRINL, from the coding sequence TTGAGTAAATATTATTATCCAGAAGAAAGAATAGCAATTGTTGGAATGGGGGGGTTGTTTCCAGATGCTAGTAATATTCAAGCTTTTTGGGACAACATTTTGAATAAGAAGGTTTCTATTAAAGATGTACCTGAAGAGGTATTAAATAGAGAAGTTTTTTATAACCCCAATGTTTTTAAAAAAATTAGAAAAAATGACAAAACATATACCCAAATAGGAGCTACCATTGATTATGATAATTATACTGCTTTATGTCATAAGTATAAAATTCCGCCTGCAGTAGCAGAGCATATGGATCCCAATCAACATGTGAATATATATTGTGTAGATCAAGCTTTAGAATCTTTAAAAAACAGTGAACTACCTAAAGAGCGAACTGCAGTTATTTTGGGAACAGGCGCGCCAGGTGCTCGTTATGATAATATTATACGGAGAAATTATTATGCTAAAGTAAAACATTATTTAAAAAACAACCCTAAGTTTAGTAAGAATTTTAGTGAAAGCGAACGTGATGAATTACTTGCAGAGCTTTCTGAAAAGGCTTTAATGGATACAATTCCTATTACTGAAGATAGTGCTCCAGGAATGTTACAAAATATATCTGCTGCTAGAATTACAAATATATTTGATTTTTATGGTCCATCATATACAGTTGATGCTGCCTGTGCCTCTGGTTTGGCTGCATCTGTTTGTGGGATTACTGGTCTTTTAAGAAAGGATTTTGATGCTGTTTTTGTAGGAGCTTCTGAAGTAACGTTTTCGGCAACTCCTTTAGTAGTTTTTTCAGCAATTAATGCTTTGTCTCCAGATGGATCATTCCCTTTTGATTCAAGAGCCAATGGCTTTGTTATGGGCCTTGGAGGAGGGGTTTTACTCTTGAAACGCCTCGAAGATGCTTTGAGAGATAAAGATTACATTTATGGTTTAATATCCGGTTTTGGACAAGGGAGTGATGGCAAGGGTAAGTATATCGCCGCTCCAAAGGAAGAAGGCCAAATAAATGTAGTAGAAAACGCCTGTAAAATGGCAGGCTACCCTGTTGATACAATTGAGTTAATAGAGGCACATGGTACAGGTACTATAGTTGGTGATGCAGTTGAGATTTCTGCACTCAAAACAGCCTTTACAAATCTGGGAGTAAGCAAGAAAAATTATTGTGGAATTGGATCAGTAAAGTCCAATATTGGTCATCTACGATATGCATCAGGGGCACCTGGTTTAATTAAAGCATCATTAGCTTTACACAATAAAGTTCTTCCACCTACTGCTAATATTAAAGAGGTAAATCCTAAGTTGAAAATTGAAGATTCACCATTTTACATATTAGAAGATAAAAAGAAATGGGAAGAGAATAGTTCTCATCCTAGAAGAGTAAATGTTAGCTCATATGGTTTTGGTGGAGCCGATTATCATATAGCAATGGAAGAATATCGTCCTGAATTTCTGAAAAAACAATATAGTTTTTCTAGTAAAAAAACAGTATTTTCTACTCAATCTAGTAAACACTTGGATTCTGTTATTAATAATACCAGAGAAGTAGTATTTTTATCAGGAAATAGTTTAGAAGAGCTGAAAGTGAATTATACAGAATTTCTTAATCAATATGAAGAAAACTTAAATTTTCTAGAAACTGCGTTTTTGAATAATTCAGCTATATCTGTTGATAATGAAATACGCTTAGCTATTGTGGCAAGTTCTATTGATGATGTAAAAGAAAAGTGGGAGTATTTTAATAAAATTTCAAATGAAGAGGATTTTAATACCAAAGGTCTTAACTTAAAAGGTATATTTTATGGTAGAGGAGATAAGGTGAATTCTGAAAATTTAGCACTGATGTTTCCTGGACAAGCTTCTCAATATCCAAATATGCTTAAAAGTATTTATGATAATTATCCTTGTATTCAATCACTATATATGCAAGTTGATGCATTATGGAAAGCAAAATATAAGAAGGATGTTACATCCTTAATTTTTGGGGATAATGAAGAAACTCTAGACGAAGAGCTTAAAAATACTATTAATACTCACCCGGCAATCTTTTTGAGTAATATGGCCATGTATAAGTTGTTAAAAGAATCAGGAGTGAAAGCAGACTATATCTTGGGACATAGCTTAGGAGAAGTAACGGCTCTATATGCTGCTGAGATGTTAGATCTGAGTTCTGCTATTGAGATTATTGGAGAAAGAGGACTTTCATTTGATAGTATAGAAGAAGAGGCACGAGGTCTCTTAATGGTTGTAAAGGGAGATAGCGAGGAATTAGAGGAGATAATAGCAGAAAAATCACTTGATTTGAGTGTTGCTAATATTAATTCAGCAGAACAAACTGTTATTGGTGGAGAGGTAAAGGAATTAGATAGCTTAGAAGAACATTTAAAAGAAAATCAGATTAAATATAAAATATTAAATGTGTCACATGCATTTCATACAGAACTTATGTCAGAGGCTGCAGATAAATTTTATGCAAAAATTAAAGATATAGAGTTTAGTAAAGCTAATGCTAAGGTCATGGCTTGTCATCTTCAGGAATTTTATCCTTCTACAGAGAAGGGTTTAAAGGAAATTCCCTCAATGTTAAGAGATCATATACTTGCTACTGTTAATTTTAAAGCAGCAGTTGAAAAGCTTTATAAAAAAGGAGTAAGAGTATTTATTGAAACTGGTCCATCATCAGTTCTTTCTAACTTGCTCAATAACATTTTGGAAGGAAAAGATGTTAAGGTCTTATCTGTAAATAAGAAGAGAAAAGATGCAATAGAAGCATATAAAGAAGTTCTAGGTGAACTTTTTGTATTAGGTTATAAAATTAATCCTCTTCCTTCAAAATTTGCTTTAGAAACTGCAACACAAGGAGATAATTTTATAAAAGATTATAATTTAAGTGAGCAAAATATTCAAAATCAGCAAGTCAATACGATAGCAGATAATATTGATAGTAAAGAGAGTATAGATAAGCAGAATACTATAGAAAAAGCTAGTATCGTATATAGCGGAGTATCTGTAGGTCTACCTGGAACTTTTAAGGATGCCTTTTCTGATGATAACTTCGAATATTTATTTGAAGGTAAGAATATGATTGAAATGCTTAGAGATGATGAAAAGGAGAGTTTACTGGATTTAAATATCACTAGACTTATTAAAAAAGAAGGAAATAGTATTTTCAAAAAACTTTCTTCTATAAATGAAGTTATACAAATAGCAGGTAAATTAGGTAAACTTGATATGGAAGAGGATTACCATATAGATGAGAAAATATTAAAACAGATGAGTTCAGATGTATGTGCAGGAGTAGCTGCAGGATATGAGGCTTTAAAAGATGCAGGAATACCACTTATACGGGAAAAAATAAAGACAAGCTCTGGTTCATACTTACCAGGAAGACTTGTTCTTCCAAAAGAGATGCAAGATGATACAGGGGTAATATTTGCAAGTGGCTTCTCTACATTTGAACCCTTAATCTCTGAAGTATCTAAATATCTTAGTAGCAAATTTGCTTATAAGAATAGAAATGATTTGATTGATTTTTATGAGTCTGTTATATCAAGAGTAAGTGATAGTAATGCTAGAAAGCTTTTATCAGATTGGTTTAATTTCCATTATAACAAATTAATTAATAATCTTGGAGAAGATGAAATTTATCAATTTAATCATGATTTCTTAACACAGGTAAATTCCCAGGCAAATAGCAGAATGGCCCAACTTATAGGGGCTGAAGGGCCGAATTTCTTTATTCAATCAGCTTGTTCTTCAACTGCTTCAGCATTAACTATTGCAGAAGATCTAATAAGGGCTGGTCATGCTAGTAGAATGATTGTACTAGGTGCTGATGCTGTTTCTGAGAAGACATTACCCTGGATTGGTGCGAGTTTTTTAAGTGTTGGAGCAGCAACAGATTCTAAAAATGTATTTGAGTCTGCAGTTCCTTTTGATAAGCGAAGAAATGGAATGATACTTGGCTCAGGTTCTGTTGGACTGCTAATTGAAAAAGAAAAAGATGTAAAGAAAAGAGGAATGACTGGTATATGTCGTATTTTAGGCACACATGCTTTCAATACTGCAGGGCATCAGTCAAAAATTGATACAAATAAGTATTGCTTGGAAATGGATAAGTTTATATCCAAAATGGAGAAAGAGTATAATTTGGACAGAAGAGAGATTGCTAAAAATACTGTTTATTTTTCACATGAGACATATACTCCTAGAAAAGGTGGTTGTTCTGAAACTGAAAAACAAGCATTAGAAAGAACTTTTGCTGACTCCTATAGGGATTTAAAGGTTGTTAATACAAAAGGTATGACGGGACATACTTTAGGTGCATCTATAGAAGAAGCCGTAGCAGCAAAATCTCTACAATATCAAAAAATACCACCAGTAGTTAATTATAAAGAAGCAGACTCTGCTCTTGAAGGATTAAATATATCTAGAGGTGGAAAATATAACTTTGATTATGCTTTAAGAACAGTGATAGGTTTTGGGGGACATGGAGGTTATCATCTTTTAGAAAAACTAGCTAAAGGTGATGATAGAATATATGATCAGCGTTTATATAATGACTGGATAAGTAGTTTAAGTGATTCTTCGAATACTGATTTGAAAATCATGGGAAGGGTATTAATAGCAGAAGGAGATCTAAATGTAGAGCAAACTCTTGAAAATATTAATATAAAGGATAAGATAAGTACTAGAGATTTAGAAAATGAAGGGGACAATAATAAATCACTTGATGAAATAAAGGAAAATCAAAAAAATCATAACAATCAAGATCACGATTATAATGAAATGATAAAAAAAGAAGTTCTTGATGTTTATTCGGAAGTAAGTAAATATCCTATTGATATGTTGGACCTGGATATGGAGGCTGAAGCTGATTTAGGTATCGATACAGTTAAACAGGCTACGATTTTTTCTATGATATCTGAAAAATTAAAAATACCTCAAGAAGAGGATATACAGTTATCAAATTATCCTACGATTGGACATATAGTTAGATTAGCACAGGAGAAATCTGGACTAAGAGAGAAAACTAAGAATGAAAATAATAATTTTAAAGAAAAAAATACCACGATTATTGATGCAAAAAGTGATTATAGTGATGAAATTTTTGACTTAGTATCAAATGTTACAAAATATCCAGTTGAAATGCTTGAAAAAGATATGGAAATGGAAGCTGATTTGGGCATAGATACTGTTAAGCAAGCAACAATTTTCTCTTTAATTGCTGAAAAGTATGGTTTTGAAGAAGATCAAGAGCTTAATATATCAGAATATAAAACAATATCTTCTCTTATTAATTTTGTACAAGAAAAGAAAGGAATTAAAGAATCTACTAATCATGCAGAGGAAGTATTAAAAGTTATATCTGAAATAACAAAGTATCCAGTGGATATGCTTGAATATGAGATGGAAATGGAAGCTGATTTGGGTATTGACACTGTAAAACAAGCTACTATATTCTCTATATTAGGCGAAAAGTTTGGACTTGAGCAAAATGAAGATATGAATATTTCTGAATACAGAACCATAGCTGCAGTTATTGATTTTTTTGAAAAAGATAGTCTAGAAAAAGATAATCTAAAAAAAGATGCAAGCTCTAATAATAGTATATCCAATGAATTACAATTGGAAGACTTAGAGAATCTCAATGATGAGGTAGCAGTAAGCCTTAGCACTGAAAAAATTGAAGAAAATAATATTAAGGAAAATTTCAAAGAAGAAGATATACAGGATTCAGATAATATTATGATAGAGAGAAATTTAAGTCTTCAAGTACCTGTTTACGTAGAAGAGAAGATAGGTAAAAAAGAATATGAGCTCAAAAATAAGAGTATTTGTGTGATTGGGGATGTAGAAGAGACAGTTAAAAATATAGCTAATTATTTTAGAAAAGAGTCTGAATCAGTGGAAGAATTTCTTTTCGTTGATTATGAAGATAAAGCGGAACTAGAGGTTGCAGTAGGAAAAATATTAGAAAAAGATTATGATATAATTCTTGATTGTAGCCATATAGGTGAAGAAGTTGATCTTGAAAAAATTTCAAAAAAGCAAGAAAAGGAGTTAATTTACTTAAATAGTGAAGCTAGATTTATTTTCTATAAAAAGCTTAATCTAAGGAATCCAAAGCCTTCTTTAAGAATATTGGCTCTTACTTCAATGGATGGTTCACATGGATTTTCAAAGGATGACGATAAGAAAAAAGATCCTTTCTATGGTGCTTTAGCTGGATTTTATAAAGGCTTAAGAAAAGAAATAAGTAATTCTAAGATAAAAATAATTGATTTAGATATTGAGAGTAATAAAATTAATAAGGCAGTTTTTAATAAATTACTAAGAGAAATTGAAGGACCGTTTTCTGCTTTTGAAATAGCATATCAAGATAATAAGAGGCATGTTTTAAAAATAGATTATTTTGATATACAAGAATTAGAAGATCTTAAACTTCCAGATAATCCACACTTTTTGCTTGCTGGAGGCGGTTATGGGATTGGAGCTGAAATAGTTAGGGCTTTATCTGATATATATAATGCTAAATTTACGATCATAGGACGTACTGAAATTCCAGAACATATCGGTTTACTATCAAAACTTAGCGAAGAGCAGCTAAGTGAAAAGAAAATAGAAATAAAAAAGAGATTAGAAAAAGCAAATGAAAAAGTTACACCACTAATGGTACAAAGAGAGTACAAAAAATTAGAAAAATCAATTTCAGTTTATAATTTGATTAATGAAATTAAAAGTAAAAATAATGAAGTTCTATATTTATCTTGTGATATACAAGATTATGATAAACTATCTAAAGTATTAGAACTAGCCGTAGATAATAATGGCTCTATAGATGTACTTATTCAAACTGCAGGAATAGAAAAAAGTAGATTAATGAAAGAGAAAAGTAATGAAGAATTTAATAAAATCTTTAATGTAAAAGTCCAGGGAACTTTAAATCTATTCCGTTTGTTAGATAAGAAAGAACTGAAAGCATTTATGGCGTTTTCTTCTATATCGGGTAGATTTGGAAATGAAGCACAAGTAGATTATTGTTCAGCAAATAATTTTATAAGTAGTTTCATTAATGTATTTAAAGCAAAGTATAAGGATATACATGCTTTGAGCATTGCCTGGTCTGGCTGGAAGAATGTGGGTATGGCTTGGAGAAACGAATTCGTGAGAAAACATTCAGAGGAAATGGGTCTTCATCTAATTGAAGTAGAGCGAGGTGCGGCTGAATTTATTCGCTTTTTAAGAGGGAAAACAAATGTAGGTGAAGTTATTATAAGCAAAGGACTAAATAACTTTCTTGCTAAAGATTTATTGAAAAATAAATATTCAAATGCTCCATGGATCGATTGGGTAAGTAAAAAAGATGGTAAAATACAAAAAGCCTTCAAAGTATTCTCTGTCAAGAGAGACCCGATAATAGATCACCATCGACTAGGGAAAACACCTTTAATGCCAGCAGTAGGATTTATGGAATTAGCTGCACAGTGTCATAGCTTATATTTTGGTCAAAAAGAACAATATTGCTTTAGAAATATTAAATTATTCAATCCATTGAAGCTATATCATGAAAAACCCCAGGAAGTAGTTGTTCTTGCTAATTCGGAAATAGAAGGGGAAAGTATTAAATTAGATGTGTATAATGATTTTCAATCAAAGTATGGTATTAGCAAGTTTATACCACTTAATACAATGATTGTGAGTAATCAACTGTCAAATTATAAAGAATTATTAAATCTAAAGAAGATTGAAAATGATAGTATGGAAAAAGGATATTCCAAGATAGACCTTGACAACTATCACCAAAAAAATCAAAATTCTATTGTCTTAGGAACTTTATTTATGGATGATGAGAAAGAAAATAATGTCTATAGAAGAGACAAAAATGGTGCTGTATATTCAATGACTTTACCTATTGAAGAGTTAGAAAATGAAAAATATCAACTAGATAAGTTGCTAGTCAACCCTGCATTTATGGATTCAGTGTTCCAGACCTGTGGTGTACACACTTTGGTGAATGATAATAGGGTTTATCTTCCCTGGGAAATTGAGGAATTTGGAGTTGTAAAAAAACCTATAGAACTATGCCGCTATATAGCATATTCTAAGGTTATAAAAGAAGAAGAAGATTGCAAAGTATATGATGTTATATTATTAAATGATAAAGATGAAGTATGCTATTATGCAAAAAATGTTACAATGAGGCGTATTAATTTATGA
- a CDS encoding 4'-phosphopantetheinyl transferase superfamily protein, protein MIKRESKKNTLSIIENSMSRLYRDYKIYSAVIDMREIYIRDKDELAFNQKKSLRFKDHYLSILSNKEIEYLVDLSNTKNKIQWIAGRYAVKSALFKYKLREESLMDLSCIDIIKGADSAPYLLQYPDINISISHSFPYCIAVLSEANLGIDLEKIFQLSGAVVDRFFTLGERNVLVNIDDDYQYSKKAIMYWTRKEAVSKFFRLGMKMPFKKVDTSKKEIIYDNVEIKLISFDCSDFFMSIAIEK, encoded by the coding sequence ATGATTAAGAGAGAAAGTAAAAAAAATACTTTAAGTATAATAGAAAATAGTATGAGCAGACTGTATAGAGATTATAAGATCTATTCTGCTGTAATTGATATGAGAGAAATATATATAAGAGATAAAGATGAATTAGCTTTTAATCAAAAAAAATCACTTAGATTCAAAGATCACTATCTTTCAATACTGTCTAATAAAGAAATCGAGTATCTTGTAGATTTAAGTAATACTAAGAATAAGATACAGTGGATAGCAGGCAGATATGCAGTGAAATCAGCATTATTTAAGTATAAACTTAGAGAAGAAAGTTTGATGGATTTAAGCTGTATAGATATTATTAAAGGGGCGGATTCCGCCCCTTATCTATTGCAATATCCCGATATTAATATCTCAATAAGTCATTCCTTTCCTTATTGTATCGCTGTACTTTCAGAAGCTAATTTAGGGATCGATCTTGAAAAGATCTTTCAGCTTAGTGGTGCAGTTGTTGATCGATTTTTCACATTAGGGGAAAGGAATGTTTTAGTCAATATTGATGATGATTATCAATATTCAAAAAAAGCAATCATGTATTGGACTAGAAAAGAAGCTGTTTCTAAGTTTTTTCGTTTAGGTATGAAAATGCCTTTTAAAAAAGTTGATACTTCAAAAAAAGAGATAATCTACGATAATGTTGAAATAAAATTGATATCTTTTGATTGCAGTGACTTTTTTATGTCGATCGCCATCGAGAAGTAG
- a CDS encoding methyl-accepting chemotaxis protein: MKNFLRNNLFNKLNIKIIAVITIILLISIFTLSFVINNTVYNEISNIAQDRNLQGARYVQSEVNNFLLRSKEIIDVLSENGTVVDGDYNEKLEEFAYIHSEYNQFKSVYFASTEGVMYLYPEEELPAGFDPRARPWYQDAVQAREQVWTEVYQDAASGELIISTAKPIYINNQLQGVMAADISLDFLSELVSNITVGESGYAYIVDGQGRILAHPDTSLIEDRFDVNNVFDYNALRESGNRSLEYEYQEEEILVSYEELIEIDGAAFVATPIEETYQASYIISGIVLFGSFIMLLFVSLAIFLSIRYLVTKPINKSLEFANSIAAGKLNIEDIQHKSKDEIGQLNKALNKMRMNLHNMIGQVAELSEQVAASSEELSASGEEVGIIADQVSHSIQNVASGAEEQSAQIEETSNTIKNLSTHMNNIAQRFKEVTDSASNMMTSIQDGNKSVSDSVIMINKVEEDSIEVASVIQELGKRSTEIGNIIDLINGIAAQTNLLALNAAIEAARAGEAGRGFSVVADEIRDLATESAGATDKISNIIKEIQSNVSVAIDKMEKSRDSVKQGVGVIKDTGGAFKEIKRVATTLEDVLLEVENSSIQINKNSEEVEKAINDIAAVSQEFAGSSQEVAASSEEQIASTEEIISSARQLSDMAEKLSNAVNKFDI, translated from the coding sequence ATGAAAAATTTCTTGAGGAATAATTTGTTTAACAAGCTAAACATAAAAATAATCGCAGTAATTACTATCATATTACTTATCTCAATTTTTACACTTAGTTTTGTAATTAATAATACAGTATATAATGAAATATCAAATATAGCACAGGATAGAAACCTTCAAGGTGCAAGATATGTACAGAGTGAGGTTAATAATTTCCTACTAAGATCAAAAGAAATAATCGACGTTTTATCAGAAAATGGTACTGTTGTTGATGGGGATTATAATGAGAAATTAGAGGAGTTTGCTTACATACACTCAGAATATAATCAGTTTAAGAGTGTTTATTTTGCAAGTACTGAAGGAGTAATGTACTTATATCCAGAAGAGGAATTGCCAGCAGGCTTTGATCCTAGGGCTCGTCCCTGGTATCAGGATGCAGTTCAAGCTCGGGAGCAAGTTTGGACAGAGGTATATCAAGATGCCGCCTCTGGAGAACTAATTATATCAACTGCAAAACCAATATATATAAACAATCAGTTACAAGGTGTCATGGCGGCAGATATTAGTCTGGATTTTCTCAGTGAATTAGTTTCAAATATAACAGTAGGTGAAAGTGGTTATGCCTATATTGTTGATGGTCAAGGTAGGATACTAGCCCATCCCGATACTTCCTTAATAGAAGATCGCTTTGATGTAAATAATGTATTTGATTATAATGCTTTAAGAGAAAGTGGTAATAGATCTTTAGAATATGAATATCAAGAAGAAGAAATTTTAGTAAGTTATGAAGAACTTATTGAAATTGATGGGGCAGCATTTGTAGCCACACCTATAGAAGAAACTTATCAGGCTAGTTATATAATCAGTGGTATTGTTCTATTCGGAAGCTTTATTATGTTGTTGTTTGTATCTCTAGCAATCTTTTTAAGTATTAGGTATCTGGTTACTAAACCAATTAATAAGTCTCTGGAGTTTGCTAACTCTATTGCTGCAGGAAAACTAAATATTGAAGATATACAACATAAGAGCAAAGATGAAATTGGGCAATTAAATAAAGCACTTAATAAAATGAGGATGAACTTACACAATATGATTGGGCAGGTAGCAGAACTATCTGAACAGGTAGCAGCATCTAGTGAGGAACTATCAGCATCTGGTGAAGAGGTTGGTATAATCGCTGATCAGGTAAGTCACTCTATTCAAAACGTAGCTTCTGGTGCAGAAGAACAATCTGCTCAAATAGAAGAAACATCTAATACAATTAAAAATTTAAGTACACATATGAATAATATAGCCCAAAGGTTTAAGGAAGTTACTGATTCAGCTAGTAATATGATGACAAGCATTCAGGATGGTAATAAATCTGTTTCCGATTCTGTAATTATGATTAATAAAGTAGAAGAAGATTCTATTGAAGTTGCTAGCGTAATCCAGGAATTAGGTAAAAGATCAACTGAGATTGGAAATATAATTGATTTAATAAATGGAATAGCAGCACAAACAAATCTACTTGCTTTAAATGCAGCAATCGAAGCTGCTAGAGCAGGTGAAGCAGGAAGAGGATTTAGCGTGGTAGCAGATGAAATAAGAGACTTAGCAACAGAATCTGCTGGTGCTACAGATAAGATATCAAATATTATAAAAGAGATTCAAAGTAATGTCTCAGTCGCAATCGACAAAATGGAGAAAAGTAGAGACTCAGTAAAGCAAGGTGTTGGTGTAATTAAGGATACAGGTGGAGCCTTTAAAGAAATTAAAAGGGTAGCAACAACTCTGGAGGATGTCTTACTTGAGGTTGAAAATAGCTCAATTCAAATAAACAAAAATAGTGAAGAAGTAGAAAAGGCAATTAATGATATAGCAGCTGTTAGTCAGGAGTTTGCAGGCAGCTCTCAAGAAGTAGCAGCATCTAGTGAAGAACAGATTGCTTCTACTGAAGAGATAATTTCTTCTGCCCGTCAATTATCCGATATGGCAGAAAAACTATCAAATGCTGTCAACAAATTTGATATATAA